The region GAGAAAATATGAAAGCCATACTGGCACTTGAAGACGGCACCTATTTCGAAGGAACCTCCTTTACCGGCCCCGGCGAATCCGGCGGCGAAGCCATCTTCAATACCGGCATGACCGGATATCAGGAAGTCCTTACCGACCCCTCCTACACCGGACAGATGGTCTGCATGACCTATCCGCTTATCGGCAACTACGGCATCACCAAAGAAGACATCGAATCCGCAAAAGTCCACGTTGCCGCCTTTATCGTTAAAGAATGCTGCAAGCATCCTTCCAACTGGCGTTCTGTAATGTCCCTGCCCGACTACCTCAAGGAAGCAGGAGTCATGGGCATTGAGGGCATCGACACCCGCGCCCTGACCCGCCATCTGCGCCTGAACGGTGCCATGCGCGGCATTATTTCCACCGAAGAACTCGATCCTGCCAAACTGGCAGAAAAAGCCAGGCAGCTGCCCACCATGGAAGGCCAGAACCTTGCCGACACCGTAACTTCCGAAAGCTGCTACGTATGGGAAAACGGCAAGCCTGTTCCGGTTGAAGTTCTTACCGGCTACAACTGGAGCAACAAAAAACCCCGTCTTGTGCTTATTGATTACGGTGTGAAATGGAACATCCTGCGTCTGCTGGATGAGCAGGGTTTCGAAGTCCTTTCCGTGCCCTCTCACTACAGCGAAGAACAGGTCCGGGCACTTGAACCTGACGCAATTTTCCTTTCCAACGGTCCCGGCGACCCGGCAGTTCTCGATCAGGCTGTGACCAACGCAAAGTCCTATTGTGAAGACTTCCCCGTAGCGGGAATCTGCCTCGGTCACCAGATTCTGGGGCAGGCTCTCGGAGGTAAAGCCTTCAAGCTGAAGTTCGGCCATCACGGCTGCAACCACCCTGTTATGGACATGGAAAGTAAAAAAATCGAAATTTCTTCGCAAAACCACGGCTTTTGCGTTGACATTTCCGACTGTTCCGATCTTAAAATCACCCACAAGAACCTTAACGACGAAACTCTGGAAGGCTTTGCTCACAAAACCAAGCCGATCATCGCCATCCAGTTTCACCCGGAAGCAGCTCCCGGCCCGCACGACAGCTGCTACTTCTTCGCCAGATTCCGTAATCTGGTAAAAGAAGCAACCGGTAAATAAACAGCGCTAAACACGTCGGAGACAAATATGTCCGGTGAACTGACCACTGCCAGAAAAAAACTGGCAACCGTATCTTCCCTGCTCAAGCAGCAGAAGGCCATGCCTGCGGTTCAGGCAACCTATGATGCAGTTGTAATTATGCTCAAAGGCGGCCTGATGAAAGCTGAACGAGAGGAATTTCAGGAGCTGATCGACAGCACTGTACACATCCTCAACAGCGATAAAAAGCTTCGGGAAGATTATCCGCTCATCATCAACTACGCCCCCGGCGGAGAAAAAGAGCTT is a window of Desulfovibrio sp. JC010 DNA encoding:
- the carA gene encoding glutamine-hydrolyzing carbamoyl-phosphate synthase small subunit; translation: MKAILALEDGTYFEGTSFTGPGESGGEAIFNTGMTGYQEVLTDPSYTGQMVCMTYPLIGNYGITKEDIESAKVHVAAFIVKECCKHPSNWRSVMSLPDYLKEAGVMGIEGIDTRALTRHLRLNGAMRGIISTEELDPAKLAEKARQLPTMEGQNLADTVTSESCYVWENGKPVPVEVLTGYNWSNKKPRLVLIDYGVKWNILRLLDEQGFEVLSVPSHYSEEQVRALEPDAIFLSNGPGDPAVLDQAVTNAKSYCEDFPVAGICLGHQILGQALGGKAFKLKFGHHGCNHPVMDMESKKIEISSQNHGFCVDISDCSDLKITHKNLNDETLEGFAHKTKPIIAIQFHPEAAPGPHDSCYFFARFRNLVKEATGK